One window of Mediterraneibacter butyricigenes genomic DNA carries:
- a CDS encoding relaxase/mobilization nuclease domain-containing protein, with translation MAYTSVIPVHRLDRSIEYVKDKEKTTQKADSLEAAIDYAMNRTKTEQAVFEDTIGCTNENAYADMVATKKRFHKMGGVEGYHLVQSFAEGEVTPELAHLIGQELADRLLKGQYEVVITTHLNTRHYHNHIVWNSVSMADGRKYHSNAKSYYTEIRKISDELCRKYGLSIIESDQKKSIPYVQWKAEQEGKPTWRSAIRLDIRESVQESYSWSQFLKEMEKRGYTWKLNRKYVALKAPGMERYIRLRSLGKNYSEEEIRGQILQPKVKRIYQKTVQIHSKKKLTGIQALYYSYLYQMGVLPKRPKRSPYAVREEIRKLDQRIEQIEFLMKHDITTREQLATYREPLQKQISGLMKERRKIYRNGSEDSGTVRLSEINEELKNLRKEVRMTIRIEKHSLEIEERLRKAEEQNQNEKRVEHKEKEREEVR, from the coding sequence ATGGCTTATACAAGTGTTATCCCCGTCCACCGCCTGGACCGTTCCATCGAATATGTGAAAGACAAAGAAAAAACCACACAGAAAGCAGACTCTCTAGAGGCTGCCATTGATTATGCCATGAACCGGACAAAGACGGAACAGGCGGTCTTCGAAGATACCATCGGATGTACCAATGAAAATGCGTATGCAGATATGGTGGCAACAAAAAAGAGATTCCATAAGATGGGCGGTGTGGAAGGATACCATCTGGTACAGAGTTTTGCAGAAGGTGAAGTGACACCGGAACTGGCACATCTCATCGGACAGGAACTGGCAGACCGGCTCTTGAAGGGACAGTATGAAGTCGTTATCACAACGCATCTGAATACCAGACATTATCATAACCACATTGTCTGGAACTCTGTGAGCATGGCAGACGGGCGTAAGTACCACAGTAATGCAAAGAGTTATTATACGGAGATCCGGAAGATCTCCGATGAGCTGTGCAGAAAATATGGTCTGTCTATCATTGAATCTGACCAGAAAAAATCAATCCCTTATGTACAGTGGAAAGCGGAACAGGAAGGGAAACCGACATGGAGAAGTGCGATCCGTCTGGATATCAGGGAGTCTGTACAGGAAAGCTACTCCTGGTCACAATTCTTAAAAGAAATGGAAAAGCGTGGATACACATGGAAACTGAACCGGAAATATGTCGCTTTAAAGGCTCCGGGTATGGAACGGTATATCCGTCTGCGTTCTCTTGGAAAAAATTATTCCGAAGAGGAAATACGTGGGCAGATCTTACAGCCAAAAGTGAAACGCATCTATCAAAAGACGGTGCAGATCCATTCCAAGAAGAAACTGACCGGGATACAGGCATTATATTATTCTTATTTATATCAGATGGGGGTACTGCCAAAAAGACCGAAAAGAAGTCCGTATGCCGTCAGAGAGGAGATCCGGAAACTGGATCAGAGGATCGAACAGATTGAATTTTTAATGAAACATGACATTACGACCAGAGAACAGCTTGCCACATACCGTGAGCCATTGCAGAAACAGATTTCAGGACTGATGAAGGAACGCAGAAAGATCTATCGGAATGGAAGCGAAGACAGTGGAACAGTACGGTTGTCCGAAATCAATGAGGAATTAAAGAATCTCCGAAAAGAAGTCCGTATGACCATCCGGATTGAAAAGCATTCACTGGAAATTGAAGAAAGACTTCGAAAGGCAGAAGAACAGAACCAGAATGAGAAGCGTGTGGAACACAAAGAAAAAGAACGTGAAGAGGTGAGATAA
- a CDS encoding plasmid mobilization protein translates to MRKRNHVIPVRLNARELRELEEQVEKSGLSREEFMRSLILGAQVHAKPCEHHPELLRKIAGLCNNANQLAHVANASGMASEQSVQEMLRLTKETWHLVKEEW, encoded by the coding sequence ATGCGAAAACGAAACCATGTGATCCCGGTGCGGTTAAATGCAAGGGAACTCAGGGAATTGGAGGAACAGGTGGAAAAAAGCGGACTGAGTCGGGAAGAGTTTATGCGTTCGCTGATCTTAGGAGCACAGGTACACGCAAAACCCTGTGAGCATCATCCGGAACTGCTTAGGAAGATAGCGGGTCTGTGCAATAATGCGAACCAGCTTGCCCATGTTGCGAATGCTTCGGGAATGGCAAGTGAGCAGAGTGTGCAGGAAATGCTCCGGCTTACCAAAGAGACATGGCATCTGGTAAAGGAAGAGTGGTAA
- a CDS encoding DUF7768 domain-containing protein, translated as MEQALAYVCCSAEESRVKVQKYCRKIYELGYVPICPRFVFSPFLEESDAEDMQGYGRMSHILLRRCRMVVVCGKEVTGTMNTEISMADRLHIICTTLDGLVQIKESK; from the coding sequence ATGGAACAGGCTCTGGCTTATGTGTGCTGTTCAGCAGAAGAAAGCCGGGTAAAAGTGCAGAAATATTGCAGAAAAATCTATGAACTTGGGTATGTACCAATCTGTCCGAGATTTGTATTCTCACCATTCTTGGAAGAGTCCGATGCAGAAGATATGCAGGGATATGGAAGAATGTCACATATCCTTTTACGGAGATGCCGGATGGTAGTCGTATGTGGAAAAGAAGTGACAGGAACAATGAATACCGAAATCAGTATGGCAGACAGACTCCATATCATTTGTACGACACTTGATGGATTGGTACAGATAAAAGAATCAAAATAA
- a CDS encoding DNA-methyltransferase, which translates to MTNDLSLEELMKEGTYPEEYAEGKNWKILHGDTLKLVKAFQPGIFDAVITDPPYASGGTKQNERNRTTNQKYSSMSAANALPDFDGDNKDQRSWTHWMAEWLYDVRKACKKGAPICLFIDWRQYPSITDALQWAGWIWRGTAVWDKGNSRPQKGRFRQQAEYIVWGSNGPMPINRPVSCLPGVFRYGNPQNRIHVTEKPLQLMKDVIQICEPGGLILDPFAGAGTTVLAAVTTGYRAVGIEVTDAYYKLGSDRVKFALEAEENEDEK; encoded by the coding sequence ATGACAAATGACCTGAGTTTGGAAGAACTTATGAAAGAGGGAACATACCCGGAGGAATATGCCGAAGGGAAGAACTGGAAGATTTTACATGGAGATACGCTGAAACTGGTCAAAGCATTCCAGCCGGGAATCTTTGATGCAGTTATTACCGATCCGCCGTATGCGTCCGGAGGGACAAAGCAGAATGAAAGGAACCGCACCACCAACCAGAAATACAGCAGCATGAGTGCCGCAAATGCACTCCCGGATTTTGATGGAGACAACAAAGACCAGAGATCCTGGACACACTGGATGGCTGAGTGGCTGTATGATGTCCGGAAAGCCTGCAAGAAAGGGGCACCTATCTGTCTGTTCATTGACTGGAGACAGTACCCGTCGATCACAGATGCCCTGCAGTGGGCAGGCTGGATCTGGAGAGGAACCGCAGTGTGGGATAAGGGAAACTCCCGTCCGCAGAAAGGACGCTTCCGCCAGCAGGCTGAATATATCGTGTGGGGCAGTAACGGACCGATGCCGATCAACCGCCCGGTCTCCTGTCTGCCGGGTGTTTTCCGATATGGAAATCCGCAGAACCGCATCCATGTGACAGAGAAACCATTGCAGCTTATGAAAGATGTGATCCAGATCTGCGAGCCGGGAGGTCTGATCCTGGACCCGTTTGCCGGGGCTGGAACAACTGTCCTTGCAGCGGTTACGACAGGGTATCGTGCCGTAGGGATTGAAGTGACGGATGCCTACTATAAATTGGGAAGTGACAGAGTGAAGTTTGCGTTAGAAGCAGAAGAAAACGAGGATGAAAAGTAG